A stretch of the Desulfuromonas sp. TF genome encodes the following:
- a CDS encoding YHS domain-containing protein, giving the protein MKDPVCGMEVTPEQAAATTEWEGKTYYFCSEKCRGKFAADPAGTLRSRDEKDQEAEETTREAQGREYTCPMHPEVVRQGPGSCPICGMDLEPLLPTAGEEESDEYRDMRRRFVVSVVLTAPVFVIAMGHMIPGVGHLIPARTAAWIQLMLATPVVLWGGWVFFVRGWQSLLSRNLNMFTLIALGTGVAWIYSVVAVLAPKIFPPSFRDETGEVAVYFEAAAVIVTLVLLGQVLELRARSRTGAAIRALLGLAPKTARRLRGDGGEEDVPLEEVRKGDRLRIRPGEKVPVDGIVE; this is encoded by the coding sequence ATGAAAGACCCCGTATGCGGAATGGAAGTGACTCCTGAGCAGGCTGCCGCAACGACCGAGTGGGAGGGAAAGACGTACTACTTCTGCTCGGAAAAATGCCGCGGAAAATTCGCTGCAGACCCGGCGGGCACCCTGCGGTCACGAGACGAGAAAGACCAAGAGGCCGAGGAAACGACAAGGGAAGCACAGGGGAGGGAATACACCTGCCCGATGCATCCGGAGGTGGTGCGGCAGGGGCCGGGCTCCTGCCCCATCTGCGGCATGGACCTGGAGCCCCTGCTTCCGACCGCAGGGGAGGAGGAAAGCGACGAATACCGGGACATGCGGCGGCGTTTCGTCGTCAGCGTCGTCCTTACCGCTCCCGTCTTTGTCATCGCCATGGGGCACATGATCCCGGGGGTCGGGCACCTGATTCCGGCGCGGACGGCGGCCTGGATTCAGCTCATGCTGGCCACTCCGGTCGTCCTCTGGGGCGGCTGGGTCTTCTTCGTCCGCGGCTGGCAGTCCCTGCTCAGCCGCAATCTCAACATGTTCACCCTGATCGCCCTCGGAACCGGCGTCGCCTGGATCTACAGCGTCGTTGCCGTCCTCGCCCCGAAAATCTTTCCCCCTTCCTTCCGCGATGAGACGGGGGAGGTGGCGGTCTATTTCGAAGCGGCGGCGGTGATCGTCACCCTCGTTCTTCTCGGTCAGGTCCTGGAGCTGCGGGCGCGCAGCCGCACCGGCGCGGCTATCCGCGCCCTGCTCGGCCTGGCGCCGAAAACCGCCCGACGCCTTCGAGGAGACGGCGGCGAGGAAGACGTTCCCCTGGAAGAGGTCCGTAAGGGGGACCGGCTGCGCATCCGCCCGGGGGAGAAGGTGCCGGTGGACGGCATCGTGGAAGA
- a CDS encoding copper-translocating P-type ATPase — protein TPGEPIPVEKTPGDRLVGATVNGDGSLVMRAERVGAETVLAQIVQMVAAAQRSRAPIQKLADRVAAWFVPTVLAVAVLTFLVWGVWGPEPRMAHAIVNAVAVLIIACPCALGLATPMSIMVSTGRGAQMGVLFKNAEAIEVMRRVDTLVLDKTGTLTEGKPRLVAVRPAEGFAEDEILRLAASLERGSEHPLAAAIVGGAQEKGIEPDRAENFKAITGKGVTGRVEEGEVALGNRALLRDLGIEPGELAREAETLRGEGQTVMFVVVDGRIAGLLGVADPIKESTPEAIRGLHAEELRLVMLTGDSRTTAQAVADKLGLDEVEAEVLPERKAEVVKKFQQEGRKVAMAGDGINDAPALAQAEVGIAMGTGTDVAMESAGVTLMQGDLRGIVRARKLSEATMRNIKQNLFFAFIYNALGVPIAAGVLYPYFGLLLSPMIAAAAMSMSSVSVVSNALRLRRVSL, from the coding sequence ACCCCGGGGGAGCCGATCCCGGTGGAGAAGACGCCGGGGGACCGGCTGGTCGGCGCCACTGTCAACGGCGACGGTTCACTGGTGATGCGGGCTGAGAGGGTAGGAGCGGAGACGGTCCTCGCCCAGATCGTGCAGATGGTGGCCGCAGCGCAGCGCAGCCGCGCGCCGATCCAGAAACTCGCCGACCGGGTGGCGGCCTGGTTCGTGCCGACGGTGTTGGCGGTGGCCGTTCTCACCTTCCTGGTCTGGGGGGTCTGGGGACCCGAGCCGCGAATGGCCCACGCCATCGTAAATGCCGTCGCGGTGCTGATCATCGCCTGTCCATGCGCCCTCGGTCTGGCGACGCCCATGTCGATCATGGTCTCCACCGGCCGGGGCGCCCAGATGGGAGTGCTGTTCAAGAATGCCGAGGCCATCGAGGTCATGCGCCGGGTCGACACCCTGGTGCTGGACAAGACCGGCACCCTGACCGAGGGGAAGCCGAGGCTGGTAGCCGTCCGTCCGGCCGAAGGTTTTGCAGAGGACGAGATCCTTCGCCTGGCGGCGAGCCTTGAGAGGGGAAGCGAGCATCCTCTGGCGGCGGCCATCGTCGGCGGAGCCCAGGAGAAGGGGATCGAACCGGACCGGGCGGAGAACTTCAAGGCGATCACGGGCAAGGGGGTAACGGGGCGGGTGGAGGAAGGGGAGGTGGCGCTCGGAAACCGGGCCCTGCTGCGGGACCTGGGGATCGAGCCGGGAGAATTGGCGCGGGAGGCCGAGACGCTGCGCGGCGAGGGGCAGACGGTTATGTTCGTCGTCGTCGACGGGCGGATTGCCGGGCTGCTCGGTGTGGCCGACCCGATCAAGGAGAGCACCCCTGAGGCGATCCGGGGGCTGCATGCCGAGGAGCTGCGCCTGGTCATGCTCACCGGAGACAGCCGCACCACGGCGCAGGCCGTTGCCGATAAGCTGGGGCTGGACGAGGTGGAAGCGGAGGTCCTGCCGGAGCGCAAGGCCGAGGTGGTGAAGAAGTTTCAGCAGGAGGGGCGCAAGGTGGCAATGGCCGGCGACGGCATCAACGACGCTCCGGCCCTTGCCCAGGCGGAGGTGGGGATCGCCATGGGAACCGGCACCGACGTGGCCATGGAAAGCGCCGGCGTCACCTTGATGCAAGGAGACCTGCGCGGCATCGTGCGGGCCAGGAAATTGAGCGAGGCGACGATGCGCAACATCAAGCAGAACCTCTTCTTCGCCTTCATCTACAACGCCCTTGGCGTGCCGATCGCCGCCGGCGTTCTTTACCCCTACTTCGGACTGCTCCTCAGCCCCATGATCGCCGCGGCGGCGATGAGCATGAGTTCGGTTTCGGTGGTGAGCAATGCGTTGCGGCTGCGGAGGGTAAGCCTGTGA
- a CDS encoding TIGR04211 family SH3 domain-containing protein, whose protein sequence is MRKAVLFLLLGLFILPAAQALAATQYVSDQLMITLRTGQGDQYKILKMLKAGTPLEILEEGEKGHLFVRTPDGTEGWVQKQFLTTETPKPIVIARLEKERERLQDKMKQLETRQAELTTELENTRRERAGGDAALADLQKKLDTVSAEYADLQTKSADVVELAAERDRLEALSIRLSSEVDQLREENENILFTGAVKWFLAGGGVLLAGWILGKTSRKKKGFY, encoded by the coding sequence ATGCGAAAAGCTGTACTTTTTTTGTTGTTGGGCCTCTTCATCCTCCCTGCCGCTCAAGCACTGGCGGCTACCCAATATGTCTCGGACCAGTTGATGATCACCTTGCGCACCGGGCAGGGCGATCAGTACAAAATACTGAAAATGCTCAAGGCCGGAACTCCGCTGGAAATTCTGGAAGAGGGGGAGAAGGGTCACCTCTTCGTCCGCACCCCGGACGGCACCGAGGGTTGGGTGCAGAAGCAGTTTCTCACCACCGAAACGCCGAAGCCGATCGTTATCGCCCGCCTCGAGAAAGAGCGGGAGCGGCTTCAGGATAAGATGAAACAGCTGGAGACCCGGCAGGCGGAACTGACGACCGAACTGGAGAACACCCGCAGGGAACGCGCCGGAGGAGACGCCGCCTTAGCCGATCTGCAGAAAAAACTGGACACGGTGAGCGCGGAATATGCCGATCTGCAGACCAAATCGGCCGATGTGGTGGAACTGGCAGCCGAACGTGATCGCCTGGAGGCCCTCAGCATCCGGCTTTCGAGTGAGGTCGACCAACTGCGGGAGGAGAATGAGAACATACTCTTCACCGGCGCCGTCAAATGGTTCCTCGCCGGCGGCGGGGTTCTTCTCGCCGGTTGGATTCTCGGCAAGACCTCACGCAAAAAGAAGGGTTTTTACTAG
- a CDS encoding vitamin K epoxide reductase family protein, with protein sequence MGKRGVSRPMAMGQHGEKGREGHGMSSEQRQQMLTDHHHKTLWVYWTLILLGFWTAVAPFTFSYGIGVVSPPGGRELWLSDAARISAMTWSDFASGLLLIILGWRALIPGRPLALWLACGVGVWLNAAPLLFWAPNAFAYLNGTLVGTLVIALTILIPGMPAMISYMKMGPDLPPGWSYNPSSWVQRSIMISLGFAGWLVSRYLAAFQLGYLPDVWDPFFGEGSRKILTSKMSESLPISDGGLGALAYTMEFLMGWMGSQGRWRTMPWMVTFFGILVIPLGLVHIFLVASQPVMVGYWCTFCLLAAAIMLPMIPLQVDEVIAMSQFMVQAKREGKPFWRTFWKGDTVEGKMDERSPAIAEFPKQPWRLFRASLWGMTFPWTLLVSVLLGAWLMGAPALFEAIKPMADVEHISGALIVTISVIAMGEPVRVGRYLNVAVGLAVGACPFLLTGASSAGRINDLLVGLAVIALSLPRGKIRESFGAWDRFVR encoded by the coding sequence ATGGGGAAGCGGGGAGTCAGCCGGCCGATGGCCATGGGTCAGCACGGCGAAAAAGGGAGGGAGGGGCATGGCATGTCGTCGGAGCAGCGGCAGCAGATGCTGACCGACCATCACCACAAGACCCTCTGGGTCTATTGGACCCTGATCCTCCTCGGCTTCTGGACAGCGGTCGCTCCCTTCACCTTTTCTTACGGGATCGGCGTCGTCTCGCCTCCCGGAGGGCGCGAACTCTGGCTCTCCGACGCCGCCCGGATCTCAGCCATGACCTGGAGCGATTTCGCAAGCGGCCTGCTCCTCATCATCCTCGGCTGGAGAGCGCTCATCCCCGGCCGCCCACTGGCCCTCTGGCTCGCCTGCGGCGTCGGCGTCTGGCTGAACGCCGCGCCCCTCCTTTTCTGGGCGCCGAACGCTTTCGCTTACCTGAACGGCACCCTGGTCGGGACGCTGGTCATCGCCCTCACCATCCTCATCCCGGGCATGCCGGCGATGATCAGTTACATGAAGATGGGTCCGGACCTCCCTCCCGGCTGGTCGTACAATCCGTCCTCCTGGGTGCAGCGATCGATCATGATTTCCCTGGGTTTCGCCGGTTGGCTGGTCTCGCGCTATCTGGCTGCGTTTCAGCTCGGCTACCTCCCCGACGTCTGGGACCCCTTCTTCGGGGAGGGAAGCCGCAAAATCCTGACCTCCAAGATGTCCGAGTCCCTCCCCATCTCTGACGGCGGGCTCGGAGCCCTGGCCTACACCATGGAGTTCCTCATGGGATGGATGGGGAGCCAGGGGCGCTGGCGGACGATGCCCTGGATGGTCACTTTCTTCGGAATCCTCGTCATTCCCCTCGGGCTGGTTCATATTTTTCTCGTTGCCTCACAGCCCGTCATGGTCGGGTACTGGTGCACCTTCTGCCTGCTGGCCGCCGCGATCATGCTGCCGATGATCCCTTTGCAGGTGGATGAGGTGATCGCCATGTCCCAGTTCATGGTCCAGGCGAAGCGGGAGGGGAAACCGTTCTGGCGCACCTTCTGGAAAGGAGATACGGTCGAGGGGAAAATGGATGAGCGATCACCGGCCATCGCCGAATTCCCGAAGCAACCGTGGCGGCTCTTCCGGGCTTCGCTCTGGGGGATGACCTTCCCTTGGACGCTGCTCGTCTCGGTCCTCCTGGGCGCCTGGCTGATGGGAGCGCCGGCCCTTTTCGAGGCGATTAAGCCGATGGCCGACGTCGAGCACATCTCCGGGGCCCTGATCGTCACCATCTCCGTGATCGCCATGGGGGAACCGGTCCGGGTCGGCCGTTACCTGAACGTAGCGGTCGGGCTGGCGGTGGGGGCATGTCCCTTCCTGCTGACAGGAGCTTCGAGCGCCGGGCGCATCAATGATCTGCTGGTCGGGCTGGCCGTGATCGCTCTCAGCCTCCCTCGTGGAAAGATCAGGGAATCCTTCGGAGCCTGGGACCGGTTCGTGCGCTGA
- a CDS encoding ATP-binding protein, whose protein sequence is MSPRPDHRLYNSRVIDTYLRLLRKSYPQVEIPILLDYSGMKPYQTADPGHWFSQKQIDRFYDKLVELCKNPDVAREAGQYAASADALGSFRQYVLGMLGPSSAFAFIGKSASRLTRSASYTSRRLGPCKVEVTVRPYPGVEEREFQCANRLGWFEAAVRLFDQKMEKIEHPQCLFRGDSVCRYVISWTKLPFTFWKKLRNIGLLSLPPLFASPFIFSSFISPLPPLLGGSLIVSLLALFAEIEDKIRLKNQVDQIRQETDKALNKINMNHDNALLTEEVGRAISQETHLQSILERVVELISQQMNFDRVMVFLPNREQTCLELRAEYGFSESSRVLLQDLSLPIDPSHRERLVAKAFWEQESVLVENLDEMKGAFSPEGFRLIKELRAESFLCCPIVCNGTSLGILAADKNTENNPLLQTDLSLMDGIAAYIGIAMRNADLLANMERQLAQIREKDEELARHRENLEEQVKVRTIQLLEALRVAEAASNAKSEFLANMSHEIRTPMTVFMGVVEHLLQIDTNPERHRMLEMADQSAQRLLSLIDDILDLSRIEASGIEIEEREFEPRKCVGGAVGLFRLSAREKNLRLEIKVAPDVPNRVLGDPDKLGQVLINLVGNALKFTHDGEILVSVRPCGGTLEFAVADTGIGIPQEKQHLLFKSFSQTDNSFHRQYGGSGLGLAISKGLVELMGGQIDVLSRQGEGSIFTFTLPLKVVSVNKSAETPEIPPVDPVRESRSARILFAEDDPAIQELVKLVLVRGGWQPETAETGREALEKWGREKFDLILMDLQMPEMDGIEAAREIRKREAEEGGKRTCIIGLTAHASREIKEECLTSGMDQVLTKPVKINDLFSAIDAGLSD, encoded by the coding sequence ATGTCTCCTCGTCCCGACCATCGGCTTTACAACAGCCGCGTCATTGATACTTATCTCCGCCTGTTGCGAAAATCCTATCCCCAGGTTGAAATTCCGATTCTGCTCGACTACTCCGGGATGAAACCTTACCAGACAGCCGACCCCGGTCATTGGTTCTCACAGAAGCAGATCGACCGCTTTTATGACAAACTGGTAGAACTGTGCAAGAATCCCGATGTTGCACGCGAGGCGGGGCAATACGCCGCTTCGGCCGATGCACTGGGATCTTTCCGTCAGTACGTTCTGGGCATGTTGGGCCCCTCCAGTGCCTTTGCGTTCATCGGCAAGTCCGCCTCCCGCCTGACCCGTTCGGCTTCGTACACCTCGCGTCGACTCGGTCCCTGTAAAGTCGAGGTAACTGTGCGACCTTACCCCGGCGTAGAGGAGAGAGAATTCCAGTGCGCCAACCGATTGGGGTGGTTCGAGGCGGCGGTGCGACTATTTGATCAAAAAATGGAAAAAATTGAACACCCTCAGTGTCTTTTCCGGGGTGATTCGGTTTGCCGATATGTCATCTCCTGGACGAAGCTTCCTTTCACTTTTTGGAAAAAATTACGGAACATAGGACTTCTCAGCCTCCCTCCGCTCTTTGCGTCCCCCTTCATTTTTTCATCCTTTATTTCTCCCCTTCCCCCTCTTCTGGGAGGGTCGCTGATTGTTTCGCTTCTGGCGCTTTTTGCTGAGATCGAGGATAAGATCAGGCTCAAAAACCAGGTTGACCAGATCCGTCAAGAAACAGATAAAGCTCTGAACAAGATCAACATGAATCATGACAATGCGCTGCTGACCGAAGAGGTTGGCCGCGCCATCAGTCAGGAAACTCACCTGCAATCGATCCTGGAACGCGTGGTGGAGCTGATATCTCAACAGATGAATTTTGACCGGGTGATGGTTTTTCTCCCCAACCGGGAACAAACCTGTCTCGAACTTCGTGCAGAGTATGGCTTTTCCGAAAGCAGTCGGGTCCTGCTCCAGGATCTTTCACTTCCCATCGATCCTTCCCATCGAGAAAGGCTTGTGGCCAAAGCCTTTTGGGAGCAGGAATCGGTCCTGGTGGAGAATCTGGATGAAATGAAAGGGGCCTTTTCCCCCGAGGGGTTCCGCCTGATTAAGGAATTGAGAGCAGAATCCTTTCTTTGTTGCCCCATCGTCTGCAACGGCACGTCTCTGGGGATTCTGGCAGCGGATAAAAATACTGAGAACAACCCCCTTTTACAAACCGACCTGAGTCTGATGGATGGGATTGCCGCCTATATCGGCATCGCCATGAGAAATGCCGATCTCCTGGCGAACATGGAGAGACAGTTGGCGCAGATCCGGGAAAAGGACGAAGAACTCGCCAGACATCGAGAAAATCTAGAGGAACAGGTCAAAGTTCGAACGATTCAGCTTCTGGAGGCTTTACGGGTTGCCGAAGCTGCCAGCAATGCCAAAAGTGAGTTCCTGGCCAACATGAGCCATGAAATTCGCACCCCCATGACCGTTTTCATGGGAGTTGTCGAACACCTTCTTCAGATCGACACAAATCCCGAACGACATCGCATGCTGGAAATGGCGGATCAGTCGGCCCAGCGCCTGCTCTCCCTGATCGACGATATCCTCGACCTGTCCCGGATCGAGGCGAGTGGAATAGAGATCGAGGAAAGGGAATTCGAACCTCGAAAATGCGTTGGCGGTGCGGTGGGCTTGTTCCGCCTCTCCGCCCGGGAGAAGAACCTCCGGCTCGAAATAAAAGTTGCGCCCGACGTCCCTAACAGGGTGCTCGGTGATCCGGACAAGCTGGGGCAGGTGCTGATCAACTTGGTCGGGAATGCCCTCAAATTCACCCATGATGGTGAAATCCTGGTCTCCGTTCGCCCTTGCGGCGGCACCCTGGAGTTCGCGGTGGCCGATACGGGTATCGGCATCCCGCAGGAAAAACAGCATCTGCTTTTTAAGAGTTTCAGCCAGACGGACAACTCTTTTCACCGCCAGTACGGCGGCAGCGGACTGGGACTGGCGATATCCAAAGGGCTGGTGGAACTGATGGGAGGGCAGATAGATGTTCTGAGCCGGCAAGGAGAAGGAAGCATCTTTACCTTCACCCTTCCTTTAAAGGTCGTTTCCGTAAACAAGAGCGCAGAAACACCTGAAATTCCGCCCGTAGATCCTGTCAGGGAAAGTCGTTCAGCCCGCATCCTTTTTGCCGAAGATGATCCCGCAATCCAGGAGTTGGTTAAACTGGTCCTTGTCCGAGGCGGCTGGCAGCCGGAGACCGCAGAGACAGGACGGGAGGCTTTAGAAAAATGGGGGCGGGAAAAATTCGATCTGATCCTGATGGATCTTCAGATGCCCGAGATGGACGGGATCGAGGCGGCCCGCGAGATCCGCAAAAGGGAAGCGGAAGAAGGCGGGAAACGCACCTGCATCATCGGCCTGACCGCTCATGCCAGCCGCGAGATCAAAGAGGAATGCCTGACATCAGGAATGGATCAGGTCCTGACAAAGCCCGTCAAGATAAATGACCTCTTTTCGGCTATCGATGCCGGCCTTTCAGACTGA
- a CDS encoding OmpP1/FadL family transporter, with protein sequence MSKLIWCIFCFLLFPVSALASGFGVFTQNAAALGQANAVVAHSTGPSSLYFNPALLNDVPGRQMEIGATGIYADRKVRLDSGGSEEVKSDWNFPSTFYYTHQANETVTAGLGVFFPFGLSTEWGDDYEGRYLGTSGDVFTLNLNPVISVRVSDRFSLAAGLNVLYLDATLESKVNQTAAYIIADAQSGDLLPDLPGLLNDIGQKFEGDGWGAGYNVGALFKATDRISIGATFRSHIDVDVEGEVNFSGVNPLLTGLFPDTGGDADIRLPAQATAGVAVQVVNPLIIEIGVRWEDWESTEELRIEFDSPVFGQPEKVIPRDWKSTWTYNLGGRYQINEAIALNAGYLYGQNAVPRSTFEPLIPDTDAHLFTIGSELRCGAWTISGAFGLEHHEDRRKKNELGDDLASALTGQPEGTANGEYQADIYLLALSAGYRF encoded by the coding sequence ATGTCAAAATTAATTTGGTGCATTTTCTGCTTTCTTTTGTTCCCGGTTTCGGCGCTGGCCTCCGGTTTCGGCGTCTTTACCCAGAACGCGGCCGCTCTCGGCCAGGCCAACGCGGTTGTCGCCCATTCGACCGGACCCTCCTCGCTCTACTTCAACCCTGCGCTGCTCAACGACGTGCCCGGCCGGCAGATGGAAATCGGCGCCACCGGAATCTACGCCGACCGCAAGGTCAGACTGGACAGCGGCGGCAGTGAAGAAGTCAAATCGGATTGGAACTTCCCATCAACCTTCTACTACACTCACCAGGCGAATGAGACGGTCACCGCTGGGCTCGGCGTCTTCTTCCCTTTCGGTCTCTCAACCGAGTGGGGCGACGATTACGAGGGGCGCTACCTGGGGACTTCGGGCGATGTGTTCACCCTGAACCTCAACCCGGTCATCTCCGTCCGGGTCAGCGACCGCTTCTCGCTGGCTGCCGGTCTCAACGTGCTCTATCTCGACGCCACCCTGGAAAGCAAGGTCAATCAGACCGCGGCCTACATCATCGCAGATGCACAGTCCGGAGACTTGCTCCCCGATCTGCCAGGCCTCCTCAACGACATTGGTCAGAAGTTTGAAGGGGACGGCTGGGGCGCCGGGTACAACGTAGGGGCCCTCTTCAAGGCCACGGATCGTATTTCCATCGGAGCGACCTTCCGCAGCCATATCGATGTGGATGTGGAAGGCGAGGTGAACTTCAGTGGCGTCAACCCTCTGCTGACCGGGCTGTTTCCGGATACCGGCGGGGATGCCGACATCCGATTGCCCGCCCAGGCCACCGCCGGCGTTGCCGTTCAGGTCGTTAATCCGCTGATCATCGAAATCGGGGTGCGCTGGGAGGACTGGGAGTCCACGGAAGAGCTTAGGATAGAGTTCGATTCGCCTGTCTTCGGCCAGCCCGAAAAGGTCATCCCTCGGGACTGGAAATCCACCTGGACCTATAATCTCGGCGGCCGGTACCAGATCAATGAAGCGATTGCCCTGAACGCCGGGTATCTCTACGGACAGAACGCCGTGCCCCGCAGCACCTTCGAACCGCTCATTCCCGATACCGACGCGCATCTCTTCACGATCGGCAGCGAACTGCGCTGCGGTGCGTGGACCATCTCCGGCGCCTTCGGTCTGGAGCACCACGAGGACCGCAGGAAAAAAAATGAACTTGGCGACGACTTGGCCTCGGCCCTGACCGGGCAGCCGGAGGGCACGGCGAACGGGGAATACCAGGCAGATATCTACCTGCTGGCGCTGAGTGCCGGCTATCGCTTCTAG
- a CDS encoding glycoside hydrolase family 15 protein, translating to MAEKQKHYSKIADYGLIGNLHSVALVGLDGSIDWLCLPHLDSPSVFGALLDCRRGGRFAVRPREPWESTATYLPDTNVLVTRFRTSGGILRVTDFMPVTAEREEIPDDRHMLFRLLEVEQGRVEFEVVFEPRFDYGRGATRLERRPQGLIARGNGERLSFSATLPLRVEGDRGYAAGILVAGEEACLHLRFAREDPEAVDLDESRRLLEATVRFWRGWLGRCEAKRRIDPGPYRDQAIRSLLVLKLLFYGPTGSLAAAATTSLPEEIGGVRNWDYRFCWIRDAAMTAEIFWKMGHREELKDYLSWVETVISRGDGKNLEILYRLSGNAATREMELMHLEGYMGSRPVRIGNAATGQKQHGIYGHLMAGAELLSASGEEFPKELWPHMCRYCEHVVEHWHETDVSIWEMRGPPRHHVHSKVMCWTALDRGVKIARRHGFDGALDKWEAIRDEIRREVLNRGWSEGRQAFVLAYDSEDLDASNLIIPIVGFLPFDDPRVLATVRTVQLELGKDGLLYRYRVDDGLPGSEGRFLLCTCWLIINLARQGRVAEAELLLKRLQDTGNHLGLFSEQYDPDLRLQLGNFPQAFTHLGYLQAICAIQEEKRTGEKGGPSEAQEPIY from the coding sequence ATGGCGGAAAAACAGAAGCACTACAGCAAAATTGCCGATTACGGCCTCATCGGCAACCTGCATTCGGTGGCTCTGGTCGGGCTCGACGGCTCCATCGACTGGCTGTGCCTCCCCCACCTCGACTCTCCGAGCGTCTTCGGCGCACTCCTCGATTGCCGCCGGGGCGGCCGCTTTGCCGTGAGGCCACGGGAGCCGTGGGAATCGACAGCAACCTACCTCCCCGACACCAATGTCCTGGTGACCCGTTTCCGTACCAGCGGCGGCATCCTGAGAGTCACCGACTTCATGCCCGTCACCGCCGAAAGGGAAGAGATCCCCGACGACCGGCACATGCTTTTCCGTCTCCTTGAGGTGGAGCAAGGGCGGGTGGAGTTCGAGGTCGTCTTCGAACCCCGCTTCGATTACGGACGGGGCGCGACCCGCCTGGAGAGGCGCCCCCAGGGCCTCATCGCAAGGGGAAACGGTGAAAGACTCTCCTTCTCTGCCACGTTGCCGCTTCGGGTTGAAGGTGACCGGGGATATGCGGCCGGCATCCTTGTGGCCGGCGAGGAAGCCTGCCTGCATCTGCGTTTCGCCAGGGAGGACCCGGAAGCCGTTGATCTGGATGAGAGTCGAAGATTGCTCGAGGCGACCGTCCGTTTCTGGCGCGGATGGCTGGGCCGCTGCGAGGCGAAACGTCGGATCGATCCAGGCCCTTACCGGGACCAGGCGATTCGATCCCTCCTCGTCCTCAAGCTTCTCTTCTACGGTCCTACGGGCAGTCTCGCCGCCGCGGCGACCACTTCCCTGCCGGAAGAGATCGGCGGTGTCCGTAACTGGGATTACCGGTTCTGCTGGATCAGGGACGCGGCGATGACAGCGGAGATCTTCTGGAAGATGGGGCACCGGGAGGAACTGAAGGACTACCTAAGCTGGGTGGAGACGGTGATCAGCAGAGGTGACGGAAAAAACCTGGAAATCCTTTATCGCCTCTCGGGGAACGCGGCTACGCGGGAGATGGAACTCATGCACCTGGAGGGCTATATGGGCTCGCGGCCGGTGAGGATCGGCAATGCAGCAACCGGCCAGAAACAGCATGGGATCTATGGGCATCTTATGGCCGGCGCCGAGCTCCTGTCGGCCTCCGGGGAAGAGTTCCCGAAAGAGCTATGGCCTCACATGTGCCGCTACTGTGAGCATGTGGTGGAACACTGGCACGAGACGGACGTTTCCATTTGGGAGATGCGGGGACCGCCGCGGCACCATGTTCATTCAAAGGTCATGTGCTGGACCGCCCTGGACCGGGGGGTGAAGATCGCCCGCCGCCACGGTTTCGACGGCGCACTGGATAAATGGGAAGCGATCCGGGACGAGATCCGGCGCGAGGTCCTGAATCGGGGGTGGAGCGAGGGTCGGCAGGCGTTCGTCCTTGCCTACGACTCCGAAGACCTGGACGCCAGCAACCTCATTATTCCCATTGTCGGTTTTCTCCCCTTCGATGATCCGCGGGTGCTGGCCACCGTCCGGACCGTTCAGCTGGAATTGGGGAAAGACGGCCTTCTCTACCGTTATCGAGTCGACGACGGCCTGCCCGGCTCGGAGGGAAGATTTCTCCTCTGCACCTGCTGGCTCATCATCAATCTGGCCCGGCAGGGACGGGTCGCCGAGGCGGAACTCCTTTTGAAACGGCTGCAGGATACGGGCAACCACCTTGGCCTCTTCAGCGAGCAGTACGACCCTGACCTTCGGCTGCAGCTCGGCAACTTCCCTCAGGCCTTCACCCATCTCGGCTACCTCCAGGCGATCTGCGCCATTCAGGAGGAGAAAAGAACTGGAGAAAAAGGGGGGCCCTCAGAAGCCCAGGAACCCATTTATTGA
- a CDS encoding cupin domain-containing protein: MAESTTKLTVSGGDPQHLAEMTAYQQGSVVSRTLLQDESGTLTVFSFDEGQALSEHTVPFNAFIQVLDGQAEITIGGKPCLVNAGEIVLMPGGISHKVHAIKRFKMLLTMFKTKVGG; the protein is encoded by the coding sequence ATGGCTGAGTCAACGACCAAATTAACGGTCTCCGGCGGCGACCCTCAGCATCTGGCCGAGATGACCGCTTATCAGCAGGGCTCAGTCGTCAGCCGAACCCTGCTGCAGGACGAAAGCGGCACCCTCACCGTATTCAGCTTTGATGAAGGACAGGCCCTGTCGGAGCACACCGTGCCATTCAATGCCTTTATCCAGGTCCTGGACGGACAAGCCGAAATAACCATCGGCGGCAAGCCCTGCCTGGTGAACGCCGGGGAAATCGTGCTGATGCCCGGAGGTATCTCCCACAAAGTGCACGCGATCAAACGTTTTAAAATGCTCCTGACAATGTTCAAGACCAAAGTCGGCGGATAA